Proteins from a genomic interval of Meiothermus cerbereus DSM 11376:
- a CDS encoding type II toxin-antitoxin system Phd/YefM family antitoxin, translating into MPKAAHWNKKLVNIAEAKAQLSRLIERVERGEVVLIGRYGRVVARLVPPEQPVKPKRVPGVWKGKVWMAPDFDQPNAEIAQMMEESPLEPAAR; encoded by the coding sequence ATGCCTAAGGCAGCCCACTGGAACAAAAAGCTGGTCAACATCGCTGAAGCCAAGGCCCAGCTCTCCCGCTTGATCGAGCGGGTCGAGCGGGGGGAGGTCGTCCTCATTGGGCGGTATGGGCGGGTGGTGGCCAGGCTGGTGCCTCCTGAGCAGCCCGTCAAACCCAAGAGGGTACCGGGGGTCTGGAAGGGGAAGGTCTGGATGGCCCCGGACTTCGACCAGCCCAATGCCGAGATCGCGCAGATGATGGAGGAAAGCCCCCTTGAACCTGCTGCTCGATAG
- a CDS encoding type II toxin-antitoxin system VapC family toxin, which translates to MNLLLDSHVLLWWLSDDKRLSRKARGLIEHTDEVFVSAATTWELAVKASLGKLRMPEGFLEVVEAQGFLHLPISPEHAMAVQSLPWHHRDPFDRILLAQAMVEGLKLVSADAALAPYGRLVIRV; encoded by the coding sequence TTGAACCTGCTGCTCGATAGCCACGTCCTCTTGTGGTGGCTTTCCGACGATAAAAGGCTGAGCCGCAAAGCCCGTGGGCTCATTGAGCACACCGACGAAGTATTCGTGAGTGCGGCCACCACCTGGGAGCTGGCGGTGAAGGCTTCGCTGGGGAAGCTACGGATGCCGGAGGGTTTTCTGGAGGTGGTGGAGGCGCAGGGTTTCCTTCATCTCCCCATCAGCCCCGAGCATGCCATGGCCGTACAAAGCCTTCCGTGGCATCACCGCGACCCCTTCGACCGCATCCTGCTGGCCCAGGCCATGGTCGAGGGATTGAAGTTGGTGAGTGCGGATGCTGCGCTAGCTCCGTACGGAAGACTCGTGATCAGGGTTTGA
- the gyrA gene encoding DNA gyrase subunit A, protein MSQVLPIEITDEVKQSFINYAMSVIVDRALPDVRDGLKPVQRRILYGAYQDGVLPSRKHVKCAKIVGEVMGKFHPHGDAAIYDTLVRLAQPWNLRYPLIDGQGNFGSVDGDPPAAQRYTEARLSHIGLELLQDLDKETVPFAPNYDGTQEQPEVLPAALPNLLVNGSAGIAVGMATSLPPHNLSEVVDALVQMIDNPEVSLEEVMKVLPGPDFPTGAKLSRRGIKEAYATGRGSLKIRARYRNEDKNGRAMLVFTEIPYQVNKADLIAQIASLVRNKVIEEISALRDESDRQGMRIAVELKRGANPQVVLNKLYKHTRLQTSFTVNLLAIVHGEPKVLNLLEIMRHYLEHRGVVVRKRTEYELRKAKERAHVLEGLLIALDHIDEVIALIRGSQDAAEARSGLVSRFNLSEIQAQAILDMRLQRLVGLERDKLQAEYRDLMEEIARLEAILGDEKRLWQVVRGELLDIKNKYGDQRRTQITEFEEGFSLEDLIEDEPMVITLTSQGFVKRTPLEAYRAQGRGGTGAQAGKTKAEDEAISVFVASMHDTLLIFTNRGRVYGEKVHELPEASRQARGTHIVSLLPLQEGEEVAALLNVRDLTQEGYFVFATKNGLIKKTEIKEYQNLSSAGLIAINLVENDALVGVAIAQEGDQVMLATQSGQAIRFELSDVRATGRASQGVTGIRFKEGRDDQVVSLVILPKGEEGEVLAVGTHGYGKRTPISEYPLQGRGGVGVITFNTNEKVGQLAALMRVQGNEDLLVLSRRGNAIRTSVASISQYGRATSGVRVMNLSDKDEIASAFVIAPQD, encoded by the coding sequence ATGTCCCAGGTTCTTCCCATTGAAATCACCGACGAAGTCAAACAAAGCTTCATCAACTATGCCATGTCGGTCATTGTCGACCGGGCCCTGCCCGATGTGCGCGACGGCCTCAAGCCGGTGCAGCGGCGCATCCTGTATGGCGCCTACCAGGACGGGGTGTTGCCGAGCCGCAAGCACGTGAAGTGCGCCAAGATTGTGGGTGAGGTGATGGGTAAGTTCCACCCCCACGGCGATGCGGCCATCTACGACACCCTGGTACGCCTGGCCCAGCCCTGGAACCTGCGCTACCCGCTGATTGACGGGCAGGGCAACTTCGGCTCGGTGGACGGCGATCCGCCGGCCGCCCAGCGTTACACCGAGGCCCGGCTCTCCCATATTGGCCTCGAGCTCCTGCAAGACCTCGACAAAGAAACCGTGCCTTTCGCGCCCAACTACGACGGCACCCAGGAGCAGCCCGAGGTGCTTCCGGCGGCCCTGCCCAACCTCCTGGTCAACGGCTCCGCCGGTATTGCCGTCGGTATGGCCACCAGCCTCCCCCCCCACAACCTGAGCGAGGTGGTGGATGCGCTGGTGCAGATGATTGATAACCCCGAGGTCTCTCTCGAGGAGGTCATGAAGGTTCTGCCCGGCCCCGATTTTCCCACCGGAGCCAAGCTTTCGCGCCGGGGCATCAAAGAGGCCTACGCCACCGGGCGTGGCAGCCTTAAGATCCGCGCACGCTACCGTAACGAAGATAAAAACGGGCGGGCCATGCTGGTCTTTACCGAAATTCCCTATCAAGTCAACAAGGCCGACCTTATTGCTCAGATCGCCTCTCTGGTTCGCAACAAAGTCATCGAGGAAATCTCGGCTTTGCGCGACGAGTCGGATCGCCAGGGCATGCGCATTGCCGTCGAACTCAAGCGCGGGGCCAACCCCCAGGTGGTGCTCAACAAGCTCTACAAGCACACCCGCTTACAGACCAGCTTTACCGTGAACCTACTGGCGATTGTGCACGGCGAGCCCAAGGTGCTCAACCTGCTGGAGATAATGCGCCACTACCTCGAGCACCGTGGGGTGGTAGTACGCAAGCGTACCGAGTACGAGTTACGTAAAGCCAAAGAACGCGCCCATGTGCTGGAAGGGCTTTTGATTGCCCTCGACCACATTGACGAGGTCATCGCCCTAATTCGCGGCTCGCAGGATGCCGCCGAAGCCCGCTCGGGGCTTGTTAGCCGCTTTAACCTGAGCGAGATTCAGGCCCAGGCCATCCTGGATATGCGTCTGCAACGGCTGGTGGGCCTGGAGCGGGACAAGCTGCAAGCCGAATACCGCGACCTGATGGAAGAAATCGCGCGCCTCGAGGCCATTCTGGGCGACGAAAAGCGGCTGTGGCAGGTGGTTAGGGGCGAGTTGCTGGATATAAAAAACAAGTATGGCGATCAGCGCCGCACCCAGATTACCGAGTTCGAAGAAGGCTTCAGCCTCGAGGACCTCATCGAGGATGAGCCCATGGTCATCACCCTCACCAGCCAGGGTTTTGTCAAGCGCACCCCGCTCGAGGCCTACCGCGCCCAGGGCCGGGGAGGAACGGGGGCCCAGGCTGGCAAAACCAAGGCCGAGGACGAGGCCATCTCGGTCTTTGTGGCCTCGATGCACGATACCCTGCTCATCTTCACCAACCGGGGCCGGGTCTATGGCGAAAAAGTCCACGAGCTGCCCGAAGCCAGCCGGCAGGCTCGAGGTACCCACATCGTCAGCCTGCTGCCCCTACAAGAGGGTGAAGAGGTAGCAGCCCTGCTGAACGTGCGCGACCTGACCCAGGAAGGCTACTTTGTGTTCGCTACCAAAAACGGCTTGATCAAAAAAACCGAGATTAAGGAGTACCAGAACCTCAGCAGCGCGGGCTTGATTGCCATCAACCTGGTAGAAAACGACGCATTGGTCGGGGTAGCCATTGCCCAGGAAGGCGACCAGGTTATGCTGGCAACCCAAAGCGGTCAGGCCATCCGCTTTGAGCTCTCGGATGTGCGGGCCACCGGGCGGGCCAGCCAGGGCGTAACCGGCATTCGCTTCAAGGAAGGCCGCGACGACCAGGTGGTTTCGCTGGTCATTCTGCCCAAAGGCGAGGAGGGCGAGGTGCTGGCTGTGGGAACCCATGGCTACGGCAAGCGCACCCCCATTTCCGAGTACCCCCTGCAAGGCCGCGGTGGGGTGGGGGTTATCACCTTCAATACCAACGAAAAGGTGGGCCAGCTAGCCGCCCTCATGCGCGTACAGGGCAACGAAGATCTGCTGGTACTCTCGCGCCGGGGTAATGCCATTCGCACCAGCGTGGCCAGCATCTCCCAGTACGGGCGGGCCACCAGCGGGGTCAGGGTAATGAACCTGAGCGACAAGGACGAGATTGCCTCGGCCTTTGTGATTGCGCCGCAGGACTAG